One stretch of Lysobacter sp. TY2-98 DNA includes these proteins:
- a CDS encoding LysR family transcriptional regulator codes for MAKPTPARFAYKADRLKPLRAFCQTARLGSVSRAAEAMFLSQPAVTLQLQALERDLGVALLERNGRRLALTREGEALYELARPLVEGLDGLDAAFRDRIRGLDAGELHVAAGSSTIVYLLPRIVEAFRAQHPDIRLILHNVTGPRGLNLLRDDGADLAVGSMLDVPGDLAWQPVVSYDPMLITPRDHALAAKPEITLADLSPYGLILPPQRHTTYRMVDMVFQRAHVPYTVALEVGGWEVIKQYVAMGLGISIVTAICLTDADSTRLASRSLSAFFPSRSYGVVTRRGRALSPQARAFIDLVHAHGDDRQTQGLTGA; via the coding sequence ATGGCCAAACCCACCCCGGCGCGCTTCGCCTACAAGGCCGACCGGCTCAAGCCCCTGCGCGCGTTCTGCCAGACCGCCCGCCTCGGGTCGGTATCGCGCGCGGCCGAGGCCATGTTCCTCAGCCAGCCCGCGGTGACCCTGCAGCTGCAGGCGCTGGAGCGCGACCTCGGCGTTGCCCTGCTCGAGCGCAACGGGCGCCGGCTGGCGCTCACCCGCGAGGGCGAGGCGCTGTACGAACTCGCGCGTCCTCTGGTCGAAGGCCTCGACGGCCTCGACGCCGCCTTTCGCGACCGCATCCGCGGCCTCGACGCCGGCGAGCTGCACGTCGCCGCGGGCAGCTCGACCATCGTCTACCTGCTGCCGCGCATCGTCGAAGCCTTCCGCGCGCAGCACCCGGACATCCGCCTGATCCTGCACAACGTGACCGGCCCGCGCGGGCTGAACCTGCTGCGCGACGACGGCGCGGACCTGGCGGTCGGCTCGATGCTGGACGTCCCGGGCGACCTCGCCTGGCAACCCGTCGTCTCCTACGACCCGATGCTGATCACGCCGCGCGACCATGCGTTGGCCGCGAAACCTGAGATCACGCTGGCCGACCTCTCGCCCTACGGCCTGATCCTGCCGCCGCAGCGCCACACCACCTACCGCATGGTCGACATGGTCTTCCAGCGCGCGCATGTGCCGTACACGGTGGCGCTGGAGGTCGGCGGCTGGGAGGTGATCAAGCAGTACGTCGCGATGGGACTCGGCATCTCCATCGTCACCGCGATCTGCCTGACTGACGCCGATTCAACGCGGCTCGCATCGCGCTCGCTGTCGGCCTTCTTCCCCTCACGCAGCTACGGCGTGGTGACGCGTCGCGGCCGCGCGCTCAGTCCGCAGGCACGGGCCTTTATCGACCTCGTTCATGCGCATGGCGACGACCGGCAAACGCAAGGCCTGACGGGCGCGTAA
- a CDS encoding lysophospholipid acyltransferase family protein — protein MADDYPAHVGAPGRVPVLPPNAPRVKPNAFTRWFGRTVLRLGGWRVVGEFPDVRKLVLIGAPHSSNWDGIWGMAAKTALGLELRVLGKDALFKIPGMGFLLRRLGVIPVDRSAAHGVVEQAAAMIRGADKLWYGLAPEGTRKRVERWKSGFWKIAKAADVPVLPVYFHYPDKVIGIGPLWTPGDDFATDMKRIHAWYAPWKGKNRGTS, from the coding sequence ATGGCCGACGACTATCCCGCCCACGTCGGTGCCCCCGGTCGCGTCCCGGTGCTGCCGCCGAACGCGCCGCGGGTGAAGCCGAACGCGTTCACGCGCTGGTTCGGGCGCACGGTGTTGCGACTCGGCGGTTGGCGCGTGGTCGGCGAGTTTCCCGATGTGCGCAAGCTGGTGCTGATCGGCGCGCCGCATTCGTCCAACTGGGACGGCATATGGGGCATGGCGGCGAAAACCGCGCTGGGCCTGGAACTGCGCGTGCTCGGCAAGGACGCGTTGTTCAAGATTCCCGGCATGGGGTTCCTGCTGCGCCGCCTCGGCGTCATCCCCGTCGACCGCAGCGCCGCGCACGGCGTCGTCGAACAGGCCGCGGCGATGATTCGCGGCGCCGACAAGCTCTGGTACGGGCTTGCGCCCGAAGGCACGCGCAAGCGCGTCGAGCGTTGGAAGAGCGGCTTCTGGAAGATCGCGAAGGCTGCCGACGTGCCGGTGCTGCCGGTGTATTTCCACTATCCCGACAAGGTCATCGGCATCGGTCCGCTGTGGACCCCGGGCGATGACTTCGCGACCGACATGAAGCGCATCCATGCCTGGTACGCGCCCTGGAAGGGCAAGAACCGCGGCACTTCCTGA
- the arfB gene encoding alternative ribosome rescue aminoacyl-tRNA hydrolase ArfB: MTTPASIDIPDDELVERFVRSSGPGGQNVNKVATAVELRFDIANSPTLSDEVRARLLAKRDRRVTSEGVLVISAQRFRTQDRNREDARERLQAFVDAGLHVPKKRVATKPTRASKERRLDAKRGRSTIKKGRTARDWD, translated from the coding sequence ATGACGACGCCCGCTTCCATCGACATTCCCGACGACGAACTCGTCGAGCGCTTCGTGCGTTCGAGCGGGCCGGGCGGTCAGAACGTCAACAAGGTGGCGACCGCGGTGGAGCTGCGCTTCGACATCGCGAACTCGCCCACGCTCAGCGACGAGGTGCGCGCGCGCCTGCTCGCGAAGCGCGATCGACGCGTCACCTCCGAAGGCGTGCTGGTGATCAGCGCGCAACGCTTCCGCACTCAGGACCGCAATCGCGAGGACGCGCGCGAACGCCTGCAGGCTTTCGTCGACGCGGGGCTGCACGTGCCGAAGAAACGCGTCGCGACCAAGCCCACGCGGGCGTCGAAGGAGCGCCGGCTCGACGCCAAGCGCGGGCGCAGTACGATCAAGAAGGGCCGCACCGCGCGGGACTGGGACTGA
- a CDS encoding pseudouridine synthase has product MTDLALPVLYRDDALAVVDKPAGLMVHDSALARGETDFAADRLREQFGRPVFLVHRLDRATSGCLLLAFDRDTASALGKTLMSQEFEKTYWAVCRGWPDAAFVVDHPLDGGPGKPQKKPAVTAFRTLATAELEIPSSGFPTSRYAWLEAQPRTGRFRQIRRHLKHMSHHLIGDTSHGDGRHNRAFRMMGIHRMLLHARALTFPHPATGETMRVGAPVDGEFAKALALFDV; this is encoded by the coding sequence ATGACCGATCTCGCCCTGCCCGTGCTGTATCGCGACGACGCGCTGGCCGTCGTCGACAAGCCCGCGGGCCTGATGGTCCACGACAGCGCACTCGCCCGCGGCGAGACCGACTTCGCCGCCGACCGCCTGCGCGAACAGTTCGGGCGCCCGGTGTTCCTCGTGCATCGCCTCGACCGCGCCACGTCGGGCTGCCTGCTGCTCGCATTCGACCGCGACACCGCGAGCGCGCTCGGCAAGACGCTGATGTCGCAGGAATTCGAGAAGACCTATTGGGCGGTGTGCCGCGGCTGGCCGGATGCCGCGTTCGTGGTCGACCATCCGCTCGACGGTGGCCCGGGCAAGCCGCAGAAGAAGCCGGCGGTCACCGCGTTCCGCACGCTGGCGACGGCGGAGCTGGAGATCCCGTCGTCGGGCTTTCCGACCTCGCGTTACGCCTGGCTCGAAGCGCAGCCGCGCACCGGACGCTTCCGCCAGATCCGTCGCCATCTCAAGCACATGTCGCATCACCTCATCGGCGACACCAGCCACGGCGACGGCCGCCACAACCGCGCGTTCCGGATGATGGGCATCCACCGCATGCTGCTGCACGCGCGTGCGCTGACGTTCCCGCATCCCGCGACCGGCGAGACGATGCGCGTCGGGGCGCCGGTCGACGGCGAATTCGCCAAGGCGCTGGCGCTGTTCGACGTGTGA
- the hemF gene encoding oxygen-dependent coproporphyrinogen oxidase: MTSPPPPIDVVRDHLLNLQDRICAAIEQADGTARFFEDPWTKDPGTSPIRGGGRTRILRDGAVFEQAGIGFSDVSGTKLPPSATASRPELIGASWEAVGVSLVFHPRNPHIPTTHANVRHFRAERDGETVAWWFGGGFDLTPFYPVDDDVLHWHRVARDVCEPFGGQERYDAHKRWCDEYFFLKHRDETRGIGGLFFDDLHGDFDADFGYMQAVGDGFLDAYLPIVERRRDVPYSERERQFQLYRRGRYVEFNLVFDRGTLFGLQSGGRTESILMSMPPLVRWEYGYVPEPGSPEARLADYLRPRDWLTELA; encoded by the coding sequence ATGACTTCGCCCCCGCCCCCGATCGACGTCGTCCGCGACCATCTCCTGAACCTGCAGGACCGTATCTGTGCGGCGATCGAGCAGGCGGACGGCACGGCCCGCTTCTTCGAGGATCCGTGGACGAAGGATCCCGGCACCTCGCCGATCCGGGGCGGCGGGCGCACCCGCATCCTGCGCGACGGTGCAGTGTTCGAGCAGGCGGGCATCGGCTTTTCCGATGTGTCGGGCACGAAGCTGCCGCCGTCGGCGACCGCGAGCCGCCCGGAATTGATCGGCGCATCGTGGGAAGCCGTCGGCGTCTCGCTCGTCTTCCATCCGCGCAATCCGCACATTCCGACCACGCACGCGAACGTCCGCCACTTCCGCGCCGAGCGCGACGGCGAAACGGTGGCGTGGTGGTTCGGCGGCGGCTTTGATCTCACGCCGTTCTATCCGGTCGACGACGACGTGCTGCACTGGCATCGCGTGGCGCGCGATGTCTGCGAACCCTTCGGCGGGCAGGAGCGCTACGACGCGCACAAGCGCTGGTGCGACGAGTACTTCTTCCTCAAGCATCGCGACGAAACGCGCGGCATCGGCGGCCTGTTCTTCGACGACCTGCACGGCGATTTCGACGCCGACTTCGGTTACATGCAGGCGGTCGGCGATGGGTTCCTCGACGCTTATCTGCCGATCGTCGAGCGTCGGCGCGATGTGCCGTACAGCGAACGCGAACGCCAGTTCCAGCTGTATCGCCGCGGCCGCTACGTCGAGTTCAACCTCGTGTTCGACCGCGGCACGCTGTTCGGCCTGCAGTCGGGCGGCCGCACCGAATCGATCCTGATGAGCATGCCGCCACTGGTGCGCTGGGAGTACGGCTACGTGCCGGAACCCGGCTCGCCGGAAGCACGTCTTGCCGACTACTTGCGTCCGCGCGACTGGCTGACCGAACTCGCCTGA
- a CDS encoding ceramidase domain-containing protein — MSRLALTRVLLLLCTAVAIVALALHGPIPQDPSYHRFADARTLFGVPNAWNVLSNLPFLVVGLHGLMRLPRLSVERTRAGYVALCIGIACVAFGSGAYHWAPSNATLVGDRLPMTVAFMAFFALLLDERVIDDRRHRLLAALLVLGVASVAYWNITERFGVGDLRPYVLVQFLPMLLVPLVLALLPARWLDARWLVAALVGYALAKALEHFDAAIYAAPVMVSGHALKHIVAALAALCIVLAVPTRGPQASSVSQSRGRK; from the coding sequence ATGTCCCGACTCGCCCTGACCCGCGTCCTCCTGCTGCTGTGCACTGCCGTGGCCATCGTCGCGCTCGCGCTGCACGGCCCGATTCCGCAGGACCCCAGCTACCACCGCTTCGCGGATGCCCGCACGCTCTTCGGCGTTCCCAACGCGTGGAACGTGCTGTCGAACCTGCCGTTCCTCGTCGTCGGGCTGCACGGCCTGATGCGGCTTCCGCGCCTGTCCGTCGAGCGCACGCGCGCCGGCTACGTCGCACTGTGCATCGGCATCGCCTGTGTCGCCTTCGGCTCGGGTGCATACCACTGGGCGCCGTCGAACGCGACGCTGGTCGGCGATCGCCTGCCGATGACCGTCGCGTTCATGGCGTTCTTCGCGTTGCTGCTCGACGAGCGTGTGATCGACGATCGACGCCATCGACTTCTGGCGGCATTGCTCGTGCTCGGCGTCGCGTCCGTGGCGTACTGGAACATCACCGAGCGGTTCGGCGTCGGTGACCTTCGTCCGTATGTGCTCGTGCAGTTCCTGCCGATGCTGCTGGTGCCGCTCGTGCTCGCCCTCCTGCCTGCGCGGTGGCTCGACGCGCGTTGGCTGGTCGCCGCGTTGGTCGGTTATGCGCTGGCGAAGGCGCTCGAGCACTTCGATGCAGCGATCTACGCCGCGCCGGTGATGGTCAGCGGACACGCACTCAAACACATCGTCGCCGCGCTCGCGGCGTTGTGCATCGTGTTGGCGGTGCCGACGCGCGGACCTCAGGCGAGTTCGGTCAGCCAGTCGCGCGGACGCAAGTAG
- the polA gene encoding DNA polymerase I: MKKLVLIDGSSYLYRAFHALPPLTNEHGEPTGALFGVVNMLKAVLAEKPDYIAYVVDASGPTFREALDPQYKAHRPPMPDDLRAQVQPLCDIVTALGITIIREEGVEADDVIGTLALRGFEEGLDVTVSTSDKDFAQLVRDPVDGRGVALVNTMSGSRLDSTQRVIEKFGVRPDQIIDYLALMGDSVDNIPGVEKCGPKTAAKWLAEYGTLDGVIANAASIKGKIGENLARVLDRLPLNRTLTTIKIDCEVPLGPQELALRERDHEKLRELFERYGMRQALRELEGGAATAPAASGSRGVAAQVVSVESLDPALAAKGEYEAVLTQEQLDAWVAKLQAADEFAFDTETDSLDALCANIVGLSFSVEPGHAGYIPVGHDYPGAPVQLDKAVVLNALAPILEDANKRKLGQHGKYDIHVLRCHGVNVQGYADDTMLESFVLNATATRHDMDSLAKKYLGYDTIKYADVAGKGAKQIPFSQVALDDATRYAAEDADVTLRLHRVLSPKLREIPALESVYRDIEIPLIPVLERIEANGVMIDPDELRRQSADMGRRMLELQQRATEVAGRTFNMDSPKQIGALLFDELGLPATVKTPTGAPSVNEEALEAIADQHELPRLILDYRGLAKLRGTYTDKLPEMLNPRTHRLHTSYHQAGAATGRLASSDPNLQNIPIRTEDGRRIRTAFIAPEGRRIVACDYSQIELRIMAHLSEDPALLRAFTSGVDVHTATAAEVFGKTVDTVEANERRAAKAINFGLMYGMSAFGLATRLGISRGEAQDYIALYFARYPGVREYMDRTRQQAREQGYVETVFGRRLYLENIHARNQGLRSGAERAAINAPMQGTAADIIKRAMIDIHGWLAGHAEQALMVLQVHDELVFEVDEGFVPTLVDEVKRRMSGAAELKVPLDVDAGIGRNWDEAH; the protein is encoded by the coding sequence ATGAAAAAGCTCGTCCTGATCGACGGTTCCAGCTACCTGTATCGCGCGTTTCACGCGCTGCCGCCGCTCACCAACGAGCACGGCGAGCCCACCGGCGCGCTGTTCGGCGTGGTCAACATGCTGAAGGCGGTGCTCGCCGAAAAGCCGGACTACATCGCCTACGTGGTCGACGCATCCGGGCCCACCTTCCGTGAGGCGCTGGACCCGCAGTACAAGGCGCATCGCCCGCCGATGCCGGACGACCTGCGCGCGCAGGTGCAGCCGCTGTGCGACATCGTCACCGCGCTCGGCATCACGATCATCCGGGAGGAGGGTGTCGAAGCGGACGACGTGATCGGCACGCTCGCGCTGCGCGGTTTCGAGGAAGGTTTGGACGTCACCGTGTCGACCTCCGACAAGGATTTCGCGCAGCTGGTGCGCGATCCGGTCGACGGCCGCGGCGTCGCGCTGGTCAATACCATGAGCGGCAGTCGCCTCGATTCGACGCAGCGCGTGATCGAGAAATTCGGCGTGCGGCCGGATCAGATCATCGACTACCTCGCGCTGATGGGCGACAGCGTCGACAACATTCCGGGCGTCGAGAAATGCGGGCCGAAGACCGCCGCCAAGTGGCTGGCCGAATACGGCACGCTCGATGGCGTGATCGCGAACGCGGCGTCGATCAAGGGCAAGATCGGCGAGAACCTCGCGCGCGTGCTCGATCGCCTGCCGCTCAATCGCACGCTGACGACGATCAAGATCGACTGCGAGGTGCCGCTCGGTCCGCAGGAGCTCGCACTGCGCGAACGCGACCACGAGAAGTTGCGCGAACTGTTCGAGCGCTACGGGATGCGCCAAGCGCTGCGCGAACTCGAAGGTGGTGCGGCGACTGCGCCGGCAGCATCGGGCAGCCGCGGTGTCGCCGCGCAGGTGGTGTCGGTGGAATCGCTCGATCCTGCACTCGCCGCGAAGGGCGAATACGAGGCGGTGCTCACGCAGGAACAGCTCGACGCCTGGGTCGCGAAGCTGCAGGCCGCCGACGAATTCGCGTTCGACACGGAAACCGATTCGCTGGATGCGCTGTGCGCGAACATCGTCGGCCTGAGTTTCTCGGTCGAGCCCGGCCACGCCGGCTACATCCCGGTCGGCCACGACTATCCGGGTGCCCCGGTACAGCTCGACAAGGCAGTGGTGCTCAATGCGCTCGCGCCGATCCTCGAGGACGCGAACAAGCGCAAGCTCGGCCAGCACGGCAAGTACGACATCCATGTGCTGCGCTGCCATGGCGTCAACGTGCAGGGCTATGCGGACGACACGATGCTGGAGAGCTTCGTGCTCAATGCGACCGCGACGCGCCACGACATGGATTCGCTGGCCAAGAAGTACCTCGGCTACGACACGATCAAATATGCCGACGTCGCCGGCAAGGGCGCGAAACAGATTCCCTTCTCGCAGGTCGCGCTCGACGACGCCACGCGCTACGCCGCGGAGGATGCCGACGTCACGCTGCGCCTGCATCGCGTGCTGTCACCGAAGCTGCGCGAGATCCCGGCGCTGGAATCGGTCTATCGCGACATCGAGATTCCGCTGATTCCGGTGCTCGAACGCATCGAAGCCAACGGCGTGATGATCGATCCGGACGAACTGCGCCGGCAGTCGGCGGACATGGGCCGCCGCATGCTGGAGTTGCAGCAGCGCGCGACGGAGGTCGCCGGTCGCACGTTCAACATGGACTCGCCCAAGCAGATCGGCGCGCTGCTGTTCGACGAGCTCGGCCTGCCGGCGACGGTGAAGACGCCCACCGGTGCGCCTTCGGTGAACGAGGAAGCGTTGGAAGCGATCGCCGACCAGCACGAGCTGCCGCGCCTGATCCTCGACTACCGCGGTCTCGCAAAACTGCGCGGCACGTACACCGACAAGTTGCCGGAGATGCTCAACCCGCGCACGCATCGCCTGCACACCAGTTATCACCAGGCCGGTGCGGCGACGGGTCGCCTCGCGTCGAGCGATCCCAACCTGCAGAACATTCCGATCCGCACCGAGGACGGGCGTCGCATCCGCACCGCGTTCATCGCGCCGGAAGGCCGCCGCATCGTCGCCTGTGACTATTCGCAGATCGAGCTGCGGATCATGGCGCACCTGTCGGAAGATCCGGCGCTGCTGCGCGCGTTCACGTCGGGCGTCGACGTGCATACCGCGACCGCGGCGGAAGTGTTCGGCAAGACGGTCGACACGGTCGAAGCGAACGAGCGTCGCGCGGCGAAGGCGATCAATTTCGGTCTGATGTACGGCATGAGCGCGTTCGGTCTCGCGACGCGCCTGGGCATCTCGCGCGGCGAAGCGCAGGACTACATCGCGCTCTACTTCGCGCGCTATCCCGGCGTTCGCGAGTACATGGACCGCACGCGCCAGCAGGCGCGCGAGCAGGGCTACGTCGAGACCGTGTTCGGTCGCAGGCTGTACCTCGAGAACATCCACGCGCGGAACCAGGGCCTGCGTTCCGGCGCCGAGCGCGCGGCGATCAACGCGCCGATGCAGGGCACCGCGGCGGACATCATCAAGCGGGCCATGATCGACATCCACGGCTGGTTGGCCGGGCATGCCGAGCAGGCGCTGATGGTGCTTCAGGTGCACGACGAACTGGTCTTCGAGGTCGACGAAGGCTTCGTGCCCACGCTGGTCGACGAGGTGAAGCGGCGGATGTCGGGCGCCGCCGAGCTCAAGGTGCCGCTGGACGTCGACGCCGGCATCGGCCGCAACTGGGACGAGGCCCACTGA
- a CDS encoding DUF2782 domain-containing protein — MRRTAPLLLALSLLAGCASMSMPADDPTLALNNADVTTRTMDNGDVVSEYRVAGLLRVVKIVPKGGVTYYLTDDDNDGRLDHRRGDGPVNPVQYKIFSW; from the coding sequence ATGCGCCGCACCGCTCCCCTGCTTCTCGCTCTTTCGCTGCTCGCGGGTTGTGCGTCGATGTCGATGCCGGCCGACGACCCGACCCTTGCGCTGAACAACGCCGACGTCACCACCCGAACGATGGACAACGGCGACGTGGTGTCGGAATACCGGGTCGCCGGGCTGCTGCGCGTGGTCAAGATCGTGCCCAAGGGCGGCGTCACCTATTACCTGACCGACGACGACAACGACGGTCGCCTGGATCACCGTCGTGGCGACGGCCCGGTCAACCCCGTGCAGTACAAGATCTTCAGCTGGTAA
- the uvrD gene encoding DNA helicase II, with the protein MDVSHLLDALNPAQREAVCAPLGHYLVLAGAGSGKTRVLTHRIAWLNEVERVPVHGILAVTFTNKAAAEMRHRVDMQLSGGVRGMWLGTFHGLAHRLLRLHFQQANLPEGFQVLDSDDQLRLVKRVMQGLELDETRYPPRQAAWWINARKDEGRRAQNIQGGEDEWTDTMRRIYAAYQERCDRAGLVDFAELLLRAHELLRDSPQLLSHYRNRFKQILVDEFQDTNDIQYAFIRVLAGDTGQVFVVGDDDQAIYGWRGAKVENVQKFLRDFDSAKTIRLEQNYRSTSTILDAANAVIAHNPGRLGKKLWTDVAGGDPIDLYAAYNEIDEARFVVERAKQWVQAGGSYRDVAVLYRSNAQSRAFEEVLIGEQVPYRVYGGLRFFERAEIKDALAYLRLITNRADDAAFERAVNTPTRGIGERTLDEVRRLARAEGFPLAAAAVKLASGTALAARARNALATFLKLIDDLQAECVDRTLPEKIDHVLLRSGLREFYAREQKGQLDSRVDNLDELVSVASRFNWREDDEDEVELPELVAFLSYAALEAGEGQARADQDGVQLMTLHSAKGLEFPLVFLVGLEEGLFPNNRSAEEAGRMEEERRLAYVGITRAREKLVLSYAEARRIHGMDMYGMPSRFLREIPSSLVHEVRPKVQVSRPVYGAGSRRTDTSLAETPAIPLGASVRHPTFGTGTVTDVEGSGAHARVQVNFDDVGSKWLVAAFANLQKI; encoded by the coding sequence ATGGATGTCTCCCACCTTCTCGACGCGCTGAATCCCGCGCAGCGCGAGGCCGTCTGCGCACCGCTCGGCCACTACCTCGTCCTCGCCGGCGCCGGCTCCGGCAAGACGCGCGTGCTCACCCACCGCATCGCCTGGCTCAACGAGGTCGAGCGCGTGCCGGTGCACGGCATCCTCGCCGTCACGTTCACCAACAAGGCCGCCGCGGAGATGCGCCACCGCGTCGACATGCAGCTCTCGGGCGGCGTGCGCGGCATGTGGCTGGGCACGTTCCACGGCCTCGCGCACCGGCTGCTGCGCCTGCACTTCCAGCAGGCCAACCTGCCCGAAGGTTTCCAGGTGCTGGATTCGGACGACCAGCTGCGCCTCGTGAAGCGCGTCATGCAGGGCCTCGAACTCGACGAAACGCGCTATCCGCCGCGCCAGGCCGCGTGGTGGATCAACGCGCGCAAGGATGAAGGGCGCCGTGCGCAGAACATCCAAGGCGGCGAGGACGAGTGGACCGACACCATGCGTCGCATCTACGCGGCGTACCAGGAGCGTTGCGATCGCGCCGGACTCGTCGACTTCGCCGAGCTGCTGCTGCGCGCCCATGAGTTGCTGCGCGACTCGCCGCAACTGCTGTCGCACTACCGCAACCGTTTCAAGCAGATCCTGGTCGATGAGTTCCAGGACACCAACGACATCCAGTACGCCTTCATCCGCGTGCTCGCGGGCGATACGGGGCAGGTGTTCGTGGTCGGCGACGACGACCAGGCGATCTACGGCTGGCGTGGCGCCAAAGTCGAGAACGTGCAGAAATTCCTGCGCGACTTCGACAGCGCCAAGACGATCCGCCTCGAGCAGAACTACCGCTCCACATCGACCATCCTCGACGCCGCGAACGCGGTGATCGCGCATAACCCCGGGCGCCTCGGCAAGAAGCTGTGGACCGACGTCGCCGGTGGCGATCCCATCGATCTGTACGCCGCCTACAACGAGATCGACGAGGCGCGTTTCGTCGTCGAACGCGCCAAACAGTGGGTGCAGGCGGGCGGCAGCTATCGCGATGTCGCCGTGCTGTACCGCTCGAACGCGCAGTCGCGCGCCTTCGAAGAAGTGCTGATCGGCGAGCAGGTTCCGTATCGCGTCTACGGCGGCCTGCGCTTCTTCGAGCGAGCGGAAATCAAGGACGCGCTCGCTTACCTGCGCCTGATCACCAATCGTGCGGATGACGCCGCGTTCGAACGCGCGGTCAACACGCCCACACGTGGCATCGGCGAACGCACGCTGGACGAAGTGCGCCGGCTCGCGCGGGCGGAAGGCTTCCCGCTGGCCGCCGCGGCGGTGAAACTGGCTTCAGGCACCGCGCTCGCCGCGCGTGCGCGCAATGCGCTTGCGACCTTCCTCAAGCTGATCGACGACCTGCAGGCCGAGTGCGTCGACCGCACGCTGCCGGAAAAGATCGACCACGTACTGCTGCGTTCGGGTCTTCGCGAGTTCTACGCGCGCGAGCAGAAGGGCCAGCTCGATTCGCGCGTCGACAACCTCGACGAACTCGTGTCGGTGGCGTCGCGCTTCAACTGGCGCGAAGACGACGAGGACGAGGTCGAACTGCCCGAGCTTGTGGCGTTCCTGTCCTATGCCGCGCTCGAAGCCGGTGAGGGCCAGGCACGCGCGGACCAGGACGGCGTGCAGCTGATGACGCTGCACAGCGCGAAGGGCCTGGAGTTTCCGCTGGTGTTCCTGGTCGGCCTCGAGGAAGGGCTGTTCCCGAACAACCGCTCCGCCGAAGAAGCGGGTCGCATGGAGGAGGAGCGTCGCCTCGCCTATGTGGGCATCACCCGCGCCCGCGAGAAGCTCGTGCTGAGCTACGCCGAAGCGCGCCGCATCCACGGCATGGACATGTACGGCATGCCGTCGCGCTTCCTGCGCGAGATACCGTCGTCACTCGTGCACGAGGTGCGGCCGAAGGTGCAGGTGTCGCGGCCGGTGTACGGCGCCGGCAGTCGTCGCACCGACACCAGCCTGGCCGAAACGCCCGCGATTCCGCTGGGCGCGTCGGTGCGTCATCCCACCTTTGGCACCGGCACCGTCACCGACGTCGAAGGCAGCGGCGCGCACGCGCGCGTGCAGGTGAACTTCGACGACGTCGGCAGCAAGTGGCTGGTCGCGGCGTTCGCGAACCTGCAGAAGATCTGA